GCCTCTCACAGGGGCGCATTAAAGGCCGGTGGCAGGACAATAGCGGTCCTCGGTTCCGGGATTGACATGCCTTATCCCCCAGAAAACAGGGGGCTTATGGATGCAATTGTCTCCTCAGGTGCGGTTGTAACAGAATTTCCACTGGGTACACCGCCTGACAGAGAAAATTTTCCGAGGCGAAACAGGATCATAAGCGCCTTATCCTTTGGGGTCCTCGTTATAGAAGCCACTGTTGACAGTGGCTCCCTGATTACTGCTAACTATGCACTTGAGCAGGGCAAGACAGTATTTGCAGTTCCTGGAAACATTACATCAGCAACCTCCAGGGGGACCAATGACCTGATAAAAAGGGGCGCAAGGCTTATTGAGGAGCCTGAAGAAATTATTGATGATTTAAGGCCACAGATAAAGGGTATTCTCAGGGAGGCGAAAAAGGCGCTTCCGCCCATGGCCGATGATGAAAAAACCCTCTGCAGTTTTCTTAGCGGAGAGCCAAAACATATAGATTTGATAACGAGGGAAAGCGGTATTTCAACCAGCGAGGTGCTGTCAATCCTTCTAAGACTTGAACTTAAAGGTATTGTGAGGCAGGCAAATGGGAAAAAGTTTTCTCTTAACTGGTAGAGGTATGAATTTATGAAAGCACTTGTTATTGTGGAGTCTCCGGCCAAGGCAAGAACTATAAATAAATTTCTTGGCAAGGATTTTACAGTAAAGGCATCTGTTGGCCATGTAAAGGACCTCCCGAAGAAAGAGCTCGGTGTTGATGTTGAAAAAGACTTTGCTCCGAAGTACGTGGTGATAGAAGGGAAGGGGAAAGTTTTAAAAGAGCTTAAGAAGATGGCAAAGGAGGCAGGGAAAATTTTTCTTGCACCAGACCCTGACAGGGAAGGGGAGGCAATAGCCTGGCACATAGCAGAGGAGCTGGACGGCGATTCTGATAAGGTGCGGAGAATAATTTTTAATGAGATAACAGAAAGGGCAGTGCTTGAGGCCATTAAAAATCCGAGAAAAATCGATATGAATCTTGTAGAAGCCCAGCAGGCAAGGAGGGTCCTCGACAGGCTTGTTGGCTATGGTCTGTCGCCTCTTTTATGGAGAAAGGTAAGGAGGGGTTTGAGTGCTGGAAGGGTGCAGTCAGTTGCCCTGAGGCTTATTGTTGATAGAGAGCGCGATATAGAGGCA
Above is a window of Nitrospirota bacterium DNA encoding:
- the dprA gene encoding DNA-protecting protein DprA, which gives rise to MQNEKCKIKVEVRDLRYWLALNFVNDIGPVLTRRLLSAFGNPENIFGMTANELVKVEGIGENKVKGIIGFREWDRVDREIDRAAKNKANLITMADKSYPQMLRHLPDAPIVLYVKGEIRDDDKYAIAMVGSRLPTDYGLSVAEKMSSAIASYGLTVVSGMARGIDAASHRGALKAGGRTIAVLGSGIDMPYPPENRGLMDAIVSSGAVVTEFPLGTPPDRENFPRRNRIISALSFGVLVIEATVDSGSLITANYALEQGKTVFAVPGNITSATSRGTNDLIKRGARLIEEPEEIIDDLRPQIKGILREAKKALPPMADDEKTLCSFLSGEPKHIDLITRESGISTSEVLSILLRLELKGIVRQANGKKFSLNW